CCAGCCCGCTGGCGTTTCCGAGGCCGAATGCGAGAACGACGGCGCCGAAGCCTTCCTTGAGAATATCGGCCAATGCATAATCCGGGCCAAGAGCCGTTTCAAAGCGCCACTCCAGCCGATCCGAGCTGACAGGTTCGAAAATGGAAAGAATTTCGCCCTTCGCGTCATCGTCCGAGAGGCGTTGGCTGGGGATGGCGCTGATCGTTTTTCCGCCGGGACGGGCGGCGCGGTCGAAGACGACCACTTCATGTCCCTGTTCCAATAGTTCCGCCGCGCAGGACAATCCAGCAGGACCGGCGCCGATAATGGCGGCGCGCTTGCCGGTTCCCGGGATGGGAATATCCAACGCCGTCCAGTTCATTTCGCGGGCGCGTTCCGCCGCCCATCGTTGAATGCGGGCGATGGGCGCGGCTTGGCCGCCGACATACTGTTCGAGGCAATGGCCTTGGCATTGCACTTCCACCGGGCAGACGTAGCCGCAGATTTCCGGGAGCAGATTGGCGCGCCGGAGAATGCGGTAGGCTTCCCGGTCCTCGCCCTTGGCGACCTCGGCCAGAAAAGCGGGAATGTCGATTCCGGCGGGGCAATGGGCGGCGCATGTGGGTTCGACGCATTGCCGACAGTGGGCGGCGGCCTCCCGGATGACGAGAGGGTCCTTCCAACGTCCCTCCTTGAAGATCGGTTCGTAGATTTCATGGTCGCGGGGGACGCAGCCAGCGCGTCCGCCGTCGCGCATGATCTGGCTGCAAGAAGAGCAGGCGATGCAAACCTTAAGCGGCTCCATTTTTCCATGACGCAGGATGTCTTTGGCGAATTCGGGATAAGCGAAGCCCCCGCGTCCCAGCCCCGCAATGGTCATCCAGCCGTTGCGAATGGCGGCGGCGGCGAAATAGGGGAAAAATTGGCGCAGCCAGGAAAAACCCGTCCCGACGATCGTCAAATCTGGATACGCCTGTTGCGTAGCGCGAACGAGATGCAACAGCCGCGCGACTCCGGCCAGTGGATGCTCCGGCGAGGGCTTGCCGCCCGCGATGGGATCGTCGTAAGGGCGCCCGTAGTGGGGGTTGTAATAGGGATTGGCGATCGTGATATTAAGCCCGCGATATCCCAAATCCCGCAATTGTCCGATCAAACGCAGCGGCTCCGTCAAATCGGGGCGGCGGTAATCCTCGCGGTCGACGCCCCAGCCGTAAGGGTAGGAGATGGCGTCGTAGACGTTCAGGCGCGAAGTTGCTTCGATGCCGGGAACGGCTCTTTGTACTTTCGCCGCCGTCTCCAGCAATAGGCGGACTCGATTTTCATAAGAACCGCCGTAACGGCTGTCCTCCCGCGTAAAAGAAGCCAGCAATTCGCTGATGAGATAACGGTGGCAACTTTTAATATCCACGCCGTCGAATCCCGCTTCTAACGCCAATTGCGCCGCTTTGACGTAAACGCCCTGCAACCTGTCGAGTTCTTCATCCGCAATCAGCGGATAATCCGGCGGGAGATTGTGCCGGGGATCGAGGATTTCGCTGTGATGGGCGATGATGGGCGCCGGTTTTTTGACGGGACGGCTGTAGCGTCCCGAATGCGTGAGTTGGAGAATCAGACAAGGATCGTGATCCATCGAACGCCCGGCGGCTTCGCGGGTCATTTCCACCATGCGCTTAAAATCGGGAAGCGTCTCTTCATGCAGCCATAACTGGCGCGGATTGGCGCGGCTCTCCTTGGTAATGGCGCAGGCTTCGAACCAGATCAACCCCGCTCCCCCTTCGCCGAAGCGGCGGTATCGGCGCAGCGTCAAATCGGAGGGCGCGCCGTTGGCAAGGCCGTCGCACCCTTCCATCGGGTGATTCGCCAGCCGGTTGGGAACTGCTTTTTTTCCATAACAAACCGGTTTGGCTAGTATGGAAAAATCTTCGCTGGCCGGAAGATCGAGCCGCAATTCCTCGATTGTCTTTTGCAGATCCGCCAAAGTTCGAAAATGAAATCGGAATGAATCGGGCATGATCTTATACCAATTCCTTATTGGCGAATAATTCCCTCGCCCTTTGAAAGAGGATGAGGGTGAAGTTGTTTAAGTCGAACCATTATAAATAGGCAGGGTAGGTCGAGCAAAGCGAGCCCCACCCAATCTTAGCGTTATTTACTCATATTACGCGCGAGAAGAACTTGGAGAAGTCTATTATGATCGTCGCATCGAATCGCGAAAACGCGAAAAAAACTCGCGAAAAAAATCAGAAAAACTATTTACGCAAAGGATCGCGCCATGAAGCGCTTTTTATCCGTGAAATCCAAAAAAAATCCGCGCTATTCCGTGATTCGAAAATTTCGTGGAATTCGAGCCTTTTCGCGGCTGCGTGATTCAATAACGCAAAAAAATGAAATCCTATTATCCCTTTTCGCAAACCAGTACGCAGGCGTCGTCCATGATTTGCGTAAATTGAACGGCGGAACGCCTTCCGTTGGCGAGCATGGAAAATAGATACGTTTTGCCGCTCTTGGCCTGAATGCAGCCGGAAAGCGCTCGCACGCCGTTGATGGTTCCCGTTTTCCCCCAAACGCGGCCGTCCGCAGCGGAATTGGCCATGCGGCGCTTCAACGTCCCGTCCTCTCCCGCCACGGATAGCGCTTCGCGGAAAATTTTCCCGTAAGGGGACGCTTCCATGCAGCGCATAACGCGCACGATGCTTTCGGCGCTGATGCGGTTTTCTCGCGATAAGCCGCAGCCGTCCGCGATGAATTGGCCGTCCAGATCGCATCCGTTCTTGAAGAAAACGTCTTTCAAAGCCAGCGCCCCCATTTTCACGCTGCCTTCCCCGTAATCATGGCTGCCCAACGTTTTTAGAAAATGTTCGGCGTATAGATTTTGGCTGTTTTTCAAACAAACGCTGATAAGGTCGATCAGAGGCGGGGATTTTATAACGTCGATTAAATTCCATTGCGAACGGTTGGGGAGAGATTTTACGGCATCGCCGTCCTGGGCATCCCCTTTGACTTGGATGCCCTCATTTTGCAGCGTTTCCTTGAAGACCGTTGCGAAGAAAAGCGTTGGATTGGGAATCGAAGCCGGATGCGTGTTGACGCTTTTGGCGCGGATCGAACCATTGAGGCGAAAAACGGTTGAGTCGGACTCGTGAACGATGCTGATTCCCGATGCCTGCTTTTGGGATGAGACCGTCTGAGCGTTGTTTTCAAAGGTAATATAATTCGTATCTGGACTCAATGAGACGGAGGGTTTGGCTTTTGCGGTTTTCGCGCCCGTCACCGTGAAATCGATGCAAGCGTCATTGAACGACAAGCCGCTGATTTCCGCCGCATACCAGTGGGAAAAATAACTGGGGTCCCAGTTCAACCCGTGCGCCTCATCGTCGAAAACGTCGTCCACACCGATAATATTCCCCGAGACCGTCTTGATATCGATGATTTTCAGCGCCGCCGCCCACTGCCGCAGCGGGAAAGTGACGTCGCCATCGTGAAATCGGCCCCCAATGCTGGGATCGCCCGAACCCTCCACGATGAGATCGCCGTTCAGGGTGGAGCCGCTTGCCTTTCCATAACTGTAAAGTCCGGTTTCGTATACGAAATCCGGACCCAAACGCAGCAGAATGGCGGCGCAGACGGCGATTTTCATATTGGACGCCGGAATCAAACGGTTTCTGGGCGAGAGGGAATAAATGGACTTGCCGTTGTCGAGCGACTCGAAGAGAACGCTCCATTCCGATTGCGGCGGGGTCTGTTTCGTGAATAATTCGTTTAACTCCGACGTCAAAGACGAATACGACGGAGATGCGAAAAAGCATACATAAAGAATGGCCGTTCCCCAAAAGTTCGCTGAGGAACGGGTAAAATTCGCGTGTTTCATTTTTCCCTTAACCCTAGATCAATAAAATAATCCGTATCGTTACGAAACGGTTTACAACTTCCATCGCTCCTATGGCTTGATAACGACTTTCTACGATTTTTCCGCCTTTCCATTTCTCCCATATGAAACGCCAGAGTAGAAGAGGCTTCCAGCCTCTTAAGAGAAGAAAGAGCCAGGATGGCTCTTCAACTCAATGAAATTCGTAGGGTAGGCTCAATGCGAAGCATAGCCCGCCAAGAGAAATATACGGCCTCTCTCTATTTTTTTCTAGGTTGTTTTAGAGCCAATTCGCCCGCCAATTCCGAAACAACCCATTCCTCGGCAATCTTGCCTTCTTGAAAACGGCTGACTACCATGTCTTGCCATTTTACTTTCTTTCCGCTTGGAGGAATACCCCTCATGTTCTCTTTATGCGTGCCGCTTAATGTACGCAGCCAAGTTACGGTATTACTTGTTTTGACTAGGAACTCAACGCTTATAATTTTAATATCTGGAATGGCGGAACGAATTTGTTTCGTGAACTTTTTTATAAATGCATGTCCCTTATAATCCTTATCGCCCGCATGGGCGATGTAATCGGTCGAGAAGATAGTTTTAACTACATCTAAATTCCCCCGCTCAATAAGTTGGTCAATTCCAGATTTAATTTGTTCTTCTTTGTTCATAGTATTATCCATAAAAATTATAGATTATAAAATTGTTACGGAGATGATTTTATGCGAATCTTTCTTGACTTTCAAGACAATCTGGCATAAAATGCTCAAACCGTTAAATGAATTGTGATATTTTTTTAGGTAATAATGCCGATTATAGACAAGAAATATTTACAAAAGAAAGAGAGAGAAATATGGAAAAATCAAATCAAAAAGGCAAATTATTAATCTTTTTAATTATTGTTTCATCGATTATTTTCTTAATACTCCATAATAATGAGTTATATTTTCAAGAATACGGTAATAGAATCTTACTAAATCTTTTCAGGGTGTCAATTTTCGCTCCGCTTCTATATTTTCTTTACAAAAAACATAATTGGGCTAGGTATACCCTTGCCATTATAAGTTCAATACTCTTAATAGTTGGGATGATTGGAATTCCTCTAGTTGCAAAAGATTGGATAAAACAATCAGATTTAATATATTTGGGAAGCATGATGGCGTGTATGTTGTTTAATGCCATTGTATTATTTTTTTCAAAGGATGTAATTTCTTATGTAAAATCAAGATAACAAATTAAAGTTTATAACATTTATATAAATTATTCCATTGGGTAAAGCCCCGCAGAATAGGCTCAAAGCGAAGTGCAGCCCGCCCTGATCGTTGTCCCTTGCCTTGTCAATTCATAACCCTTCAAGTCTTGGAAACAAACAGAGGCGTTTGCGCGATCAATTCGCGGGCGATGCGGCGAGCCTCGGCGTCCACGGCGTAAATATCCTCCAACGTATAATCCTGAATAACGCGATGCCGCTTCATGCACGCTTCCAACAAACGCGGAATGGAGCCGAAGGAGATGCGCCGCTTGAGATAAGCGTCCACAATCTCCTCGTTGGCGACGGATAAGCAAGCAGGCAGGGTTCCCCCAGTCCGCGCCGCCTCGTAGGCCAGCCCCAGACAGGGGAAACTCTCGATATCCGGCTTGAAAAAGGTAAATTGCGGTGTTTGCAATAAATCCAACTTGCGCCCCGTACGCTCGATTCGCTCCGGATAGGATAAGGCGTATTGAATGGGAGTGCGCATATCCGCGTCGCCCAGCTGAGCCATGACGGAGCCGTCGATAAATTCCACCATGGAATGGATGATGGACTGAGGATGCACGATCACGTCGATGCGATCCAAAGGCATGTCGAAAAGATGATGCGCTTCGATTACTTCCAAACCTTTATTGAAAAGGGTGGCGGAATCGATCGTGATCTTGGCGCCCATATTCCAGGTAGGATGGTTTAAGGCTTTCTCGATGGAAACATTCTCGAAATCTTCCGGTTTTTTGCCTCGAAACGGCCCGCCGGAAGCCGTAAGAATAATCCGATAAATTTCTTCATAGCGTCCGCATTGCAGGCATTGTTGAATCGCGCTGTGCTCGCTGTCGATGGGCAAAATGGCGCGGTCGTACGCCCGCGCCTCCCGCATCAGCAAATCGCCCGCCATCGCCAGCACTTCCTTGTTGGCCAGCGCGATATGCTTGCCGCTGCGAATGGCTTCGAACGTAGGTTTGAAACCCGCAGCGCCCACGGTGGCGATGACGGCCGTCTCCGCCTCGCATTGTTGCGCCAAACGGCAAAGACAATCAGGACCGCTGATAAATTCAACCCCCGCAGGAAGTTCCCTGCTCTTGAACGACGCAGCCGCCGCTTCATCCGCTAAACCCGCATATCGGGGACGGAATTCCCTGATTTGTTCGAATAGAAGATCGATATTTTTATTCGCGCCCAAAGCGGCGATTTCAAAACGGCTGGGATGCCGCCTTACGACATCCAAACACTGGCAGCCGATAGACCCGGTGGAACCAATCAGAATTAATCTTTTCATACCCTTATTGTCCGCTGCCAGCATTTTCTCGAACTGAACATTCAACCTGGAGATTAAAAACAAAATATAGGATTCAAATGATAAAACAATCCCATATATTGAGTCCAATCCCCAAAATAAAATGCTTGCGAGTTCGTTATGAAATTCCCGGCTTCACTCTTTCTTATTCTTTCATGCGTATTTTTTATGGTCGTTTTAGGGCGCAACCTTTGCGATTTCAAAGGTATGCGCGATTTCGAAAAAATTGCGCCTATCTCACTGAAATCTTGACAGTTATATCCGCTTCGAGTACAATAATATATATATTCAATCAATAGTAAGCCTAAGCGAATAGGAAAATGTAAAATTTCGTTCTCTTCCGCCTTCCTGGATCATCGGCGAAATCGTTATGCCGTCTAGGACAATCTCCTTCATGAGAACGATTTTTTAAATCCGCTCGCAATTCGCCTATTATGATGAACAAAACTTGTTTGAACCAGCCAATGGTTTCGTTTTAATACCATGTTAGGGATCGAGGGAAACTTCCTATGGTTAATGCCGTAAATCAATCGACCTATGATGAAAGTAATATTGTCGTTTTGGAAGGGTTGGATGCGGTAAGAAAACGCCCCGCCATGTATATCGGCAGCACGGGCGCGTCGGGACTCCACCACCTGGTTTACGAAGTAGTGGACAACTCCATCGACGAAGCCTCCGTCGGATTCGGCCAACAAATCGACGTTATCATTCACTCCGACAACAGCGTCACCGTAAAAGACGAAGGCCGCGGCATTCCCGTCGGCCAGCATAACGTTCAGAAAAACAAAACCGCCCTGGAAGTCGTCATGACTGTGCTTCACGCCGGCGGAAAATTCGACCATAAATCCTATAAAACCTCCGGCGGCCTTCACGGCGTTGGCGTCTCGGTCGTCAACGCCCTTTCCGAATGGCTGGAAGTGGAAGTCAAACGCCAAGGCAAAGTCCATTACCAAAAATACCAGCGCGGAATTCCCGCAGGGCCAGTGGAGATCATCGGCGAGACCAAAAAAACGGGTACGAAAATTCTTTTTAAGCCCGATCCCAAAGTATTCGAAACCACGGTTTTTTCCTTCGACGTTCTCGCCGGACGCTTGCGGGAACTGGCTTTCCTCAACGGCGGCATCACGATTACGATGACCGACGAAAGAGAAGAAGCAAAGCAAGTCGCTTTCCATTTCAAAGGCGGCATCGTCGAATTCGTCAAATATTTGAACACGAATAAAACCGTCGTCAACAACCGCCCCATCTATTTCCAAAAAGAACGAGAAATCGCCGTAGAGGGCAAAGAAAACGAACTGGTCTCCGTCGAAATCGCCATGCAATACAACGACGGCTACCAGGAAAACGTCTTTTCCTTCGCCAATAACATCAACACCCGCGAAGGCGGAACCCATCTCGCCGGTTTCCGCTCGGCGCTGACGCGCACCACCAACGATTATATCAAGCGCAACGATCTGCTCAAAAAAAGCGACATCGTCATCTCCGGCGAAGATTTGCGCGAAGGATTGGCCTGCGTTATTTCCGTCAAAATCTCAAACCCGCAATTCGAAGGCCAGACCAAGACCAAACTGGGCAACAGCGAAGTCAAGGGTTTGGTCGAATCGATCGTCAACGACGGCCTCTCGGAATTCTTCGAGGAAAATCCCACCGAGGCTAAAAAAATCGTCCAAA
The sequence above is drawn from the Candidatus Omnitrophota bacterium genome and encodes:
- the dacB gene encoding D-alanyl-D-alanine carboxypeptidase/D-alanyl-D-alanine-endopeptidase; this encodes MKHANFTRSSANFWGTAILYVCFFASPSYSSLTSELNELFTKQTPPQSEWSVLFESLDNGKSIYSLSPRNRLIPASNMKIAVCAAILLRLGPDFVYETGLYSYGKASGSTLNGDLIVEGSGDPSIGGRFHDGDVTFPLRQWAAALKIIDIKTVSGNIIGVDDVFDDEAHGLNWDPSYFSHWYAAEISGLSFNDACIDFTVTGAKTAKAKPSVSLSPDTNYITFENNAQTVSSQKQASGISIVHESDSTVFRLNGSIRAKSVNTHPASIPNPTLFFATVFKETLQNEGIQVKGDAQDGDAVKSLPNRSQWNLIDVIKSPPLIDLISVCLKNSQNLYAEHFLKTLGSHDYGEGSVKMGALALKDVFFKNGCDLDGQFIADGCGLSRENRISAESIVRVMRCMEASPYGKIFREALSVAGEDGTLKRRMANSAADGRVWGKTGTINGVRALSGCIQAKSGKTYLFSMLANGRRSAVQFTQIMDDACVLVCEKG
- a CDS encoding 1-deoxy-D-xylulose-5-phosphate reductoisomerase, with protein sequence MKRLILIGSTGSIGCQCLDVVRRHPSRFEIAALGANKNIDLLFEQIREFRPRYAGLADEAAAASFKSRELPAGVEFISGPDCLCRLAQQCEAETAVIATVGAAGFKPTFEAIRSGKHIALANKEVLAMAGDLLMREARAYDRAILPIDSEHSAIQQCLQCGRYEEIYRIILTASGGPFRGKKPEDFENVSIEKALNHPTWNMGAKITIDSATLFNKGLEVIEAHHLFDMPLDRIDVIVHPQSIIHSMVEFIDGSVMAQLGDADMRTPIQYALSYPERIERTGRKLDLLQTPQFTFFKPDIESFPCLGLAYEAARTGGTLPACLSVANEEIVDAYLKRRISFGSIPRLLEACMKRHRVIQDYTLEDIYAVDAEARRIARELIAQTPLFVSKT
- a CDS encoding ester cyclase; this translates as MNKEEQIKSGIDQLIERGNLDVVKTIFSTDYIAHAGDKDYKGHAFIKKFTKQIRSAIPDIKIISVEFLVKTSNTVTWLRTLSGTHKENMRGIPPSGKKVKWQDMVVSRFQEGKIAEEWVVSELAGELALKQPRKK
- a CDS encoding FAD-dependent oxidoreductase codes for the protein MPDSFRFHFRTLADLQKTIEELRLDLPASEDFSILAKPVCYGKKAVPNRLANHPMEGCDGLANGAPSDLTLRRYRRFGEGGAGLIWFEACAITKESRANPRQLWLHEETLPDFKRMVEMTREAAGRSMDHDPCLILQLTHSGRYSRPVKKPAPIIAHHSEILDPRHNLPPDYPLIADEELDRLQGVYVKAAQLALEAGFDGVDIKSCHRYLISELLASFTREDSRYGGSYENRVRLLLETAAKVQRAVPGIEATSRLNVYDAISYPYGWGVDREDYRRPDLTEPLRLIGQLRDLGYRGLNITIANPYYNPHYGRPYDDPIAGGKPSPEHPLAGVARLLHLVRATQQAYPDLTIVGTGFSWLRQFFPYFAAAAIRNGWMTIAGLGRGGFAYPEFAKDILRHGKMEPLKVCIACSSCSQIMRDGGRAGCVPRDHEIYEPIFKEGRWKDPLVIREAAAHCRQCVEPTCAAHCPAGIDIPAFLAEVAKGEDREAYRILRRANLLPEICGYVCPVEVQCQGHCLEQYVGGQAAPIARIQRWAAERAREMNWTALDIPIPGTGKRAAIIGAGPAGLSCAAELLEQGHEVVVFDRAARPGGKTISAIPSQRLSDDDAKGEILSIFEPVSSDRLEWRFETALGPDYALADILKEGFGAVVLAFGLGNASGLAGEKPEGVMDALAFIEQMKGNPMHKVGGKIAVIGGGNTAVDAAVLAKERGAEDVYLIYRRSFAEMPAWPGERHKALAAGIHFVILTQPVGYEKNNAGKLSAIRVVRTQLGKPDESGRRRPIDIEGTEHAIPVDMAIEAMGETLPLEAAIALHPIQLTKRGLIAVDPETWMTSIPGVFAAGDLVNGGTTVVRAIAEGRKAGQAAGHYLRGVIKQ